One genomic window of Polyodon spathula isolate WHYD16114869_AA chromosome 8, ASM1765450v1, whole genome shotgun sequence includes the following:
- the LOC121319293 gene encoding transcription factor Sox-18A-like, which translates to MNISESSYRREENSQPRGDCSWVGAHSPGCDPGLGFDQTLVGDPGSAAAVEIQTASPESRFGLDTTPGSLEGKSREESRIRRPMNAFMVWAKDERKRLALQNPDLHNAVLSKMLGQSWKALSSIEKRPFVEEAERLRVQHLQDHPNYKYRPRRKKQAKKIKRMEPNLLHSLSQTCGGENFSMNHHNGSHHQLPPLTHFRDLHPMGSELESYGLPTPEMSPLDVLEESDPVFFPPHMHEDLNLVPWINYHNHNHHQHHHHHPQHHSQKSSECHQEKAHITRAEGTHISFSPSPDVMKNPHTRSVYYNQLYSGAQPSFSGHLGQLSPPPEAHQVDNVEHSEFWTEMDRNEFDQYLNMSRTRLDGLGQTYNVSLSKVTPRHVSCEESPLISALSDASNAVYYSTCITG; encoded by the exons ATGAATATATCTGAGTCTAGTTATCGTAGAGAGGAGAATTCTCAGCCCAGGGGCGACTGTTCATGGGTGGGAGCCCACAGCCCAGGCTGTGATCCAGGGCTTGGGTTCGACCAGACACTAGTGGGAGATCCAGGTTCTGCTGCTGCCGTTGAGATCCAGACTGCCAGCCCTGAGTCCAGGTTTGGATTAGATACGACTCCAGGAAGCTTGGAGGGGAAATCCAGAGAAGAATCAAGGATTCGGCGGCCCATGAATGCCTTCATGGTCTGGGCTAAAGACGAAAGGAAACGTCTGGCTCTGCAAAACCCTGATCTGCACAATGCAGTCCTGAGCAAAATGTTag GGCAGTCCTGGAAAGCTTTGAGTTCGATTGAAAAACGTCCATTTGTGGAAGAAGCAGAGAGGCTGCGAGTCCAGCATCTCCAGGATCATCCCAATTACAAATACCGCCCAAGGAGAAAGAAGCAAGCCAAGAAAATCAAAAGGATGGAGCCAAACCTTCTCCACAGCCTTTCCCAGACTTGTGGTGGTGAAAACTTCAGTATGAATCACCACAATGGGAGCCACCACCAACTGCCTCCGCTTACCCACTTCAGAGACCTTCATCCCATGGGCTCTGAGCTTGAGAGCTATGGGCTGCCAACCCCTGAGATGTCTCCTCTGGACGTGCTGGAGGAGAGTGACCCAGTCTTCTTCCCGCCCCACATGCATGAAGACTTGAACCTGGTGCCATGGATTAActaccacaaccacaaccaccaccaacaccaccaccaccacccacaacACCACTCCCAGAAATCATCAGAGTGCCATCAAGAGAAGGCACACATTACGAGAGCTGAAGGGACGCACATCTCCTTCTCCCCGAGCCCTGATGTCATGAAGAACCCTCACACTCGCAGTGTCTACTACAACCAGTTATATTCAGGAGCCCAGCCCAGTTTCTCAGGCCATCTTGGCCAGCTTTCTCCTCCACCAGAGGCTCACCAGGTGGACAATGTGGAGCACTCGGAGTTCTGGACGGAAATGGACCGCAATGAGTTTGACCAGTACCTCAACATGAGCAGGACTCGTCTTGATGGGCTGGGACAGACGTACAACGTCTCTTTGTCCAAGGTGACTCCTAGACATGTATCTTGCGAGGAGAGCCCTTTGATATCAGCTTTGTCAGATGCCAGTAATGCTGTGTACTACAGCACTTGCATCACAGGGTAA